Proteins from one Chroococcidiopsis sp. CCMEE 29 genomic window:
- a CDS encoding GNAT family N-acetyltransferase, with translation MSHLIVKTAELADEMPAIQAIRRSVFQIEQGVAPELDFDGQDETAEQIIAYLDNQPVGTARISYLDDRTAKIERLAVLSKVRGQGIGKKIMEKALDVVAEKNIQQVVIHAQEYIKGLHQQLGFEQEGERFDEAGIPHVKMRKKLR, from the coding sequence ATGAGTCATCTGATCGTTAAAACTGCGGAATTGGCTGACGAAATGCCTGCAATTCAAGCAATTAGACGCTCGGTATTTCAAATAGAACAAGGAGTGGCTCCAGAATTAGATTTTGATGGACAGGATGAAACAGCCGAGCAAATTATCGCCTATCTAGATAATCAGCCGGTAGGGACTGCCAGAATTAGCTATTTGGACGATCGAACTGCAAAAATAGAAAGGCTTGCCGTATTGTCTAAAGTCAGAGGGCAGGGAATTGGCAAGAAAATTATGGAAAAGGCTTTAGATGTTGTAGCTGAAAAGAATATTCAACAAGTGGTGATTCATGCCCAAGAATATATAAAAGGTCTGCATCAGCAGCTGGGTTTTGAACAAGAAGGAGAAAGATTTGATGAAGCTGGAATTCCTCATGTCAAAATGAGGAAAAAATTAAGATAA
- a CDS encoding pentapeptide repeat-containing protein has protein sequence MNHLDPRIPEEMVPDVFGLAARLYAEKNQGYSPVELMQAGVEAKIPPELIQQAIAQLQSQQIQSKQSQQLYKSTPSKRKFFGIAAIFILGGILGGAFAELKPAAEKTVNPAQTDLRGLNIRRANLKGADLKGRNLSSANLSRANLKDADLSRANLRGADLTRANLKNANLRGTDLSNANLTRANLKNANLSSANLNGADLTGANIKGATLPGGINY, from the coding sequence ATGAATCACCTAGATCCTCGCATTCCTGAAGAAATGGTCCCAGACGTTTTCGGTCTTGCTGCTCGGCTGTATGCTGAAAAAAATCAGGGATATTCCCCAGTAGAACTGATGCAAGCAGGAGTAGAGGCAAAAATTCCGCCAGAGTTAATCCAACAGGCGATCGCGCAGCTTCAATCCCAGCAAATCCAAAGCAAGCAGTCGCAACAACTGTACAAATCCACTCCATCCAAAAGAAAGTTTTTCGGCATAGCAGCCATTTTCATTCTAGGAGGTATCTTGGGAGGGGCTTTTGCAGAATTAAAACCAGCAGCAGAAAAAACAGTAAATCCAGCCCAGACTGACCTAAGAGGATTAAACATTAGGCGGGCAAACCTTAAGGGAGCAGACTTGAAGGGAAGAAACCTAAGTAGTGCCAACCTGTCTAGGGCTAATTTAAAAGATGCTGACTTGAGTAGGGCTAACTTGCGCGGTGCTGACCTGACGCGTGCCAATCTCAAAAATGCTAACTTGCGCGGTACTGATTTGAGTAATGCTAATCTGACGCGTGCCAATCTCAAAAATGCTAACTTAAGCAGCGCCAACCTGAATGGTGCTGATCTGACAGGTGCCAACATAAAGGGGGCAACCCTGCCGGGCGGAATAAACTACTAG
- a CDS encoding O-antigen ligase family protein, whose translation MLHPNKRLQTPWNYAQLGLLIFPLIPWLGALGLFLALVGTWRRQYHDIIHRPLNWILAVLAGWLVITSGLAVYPLDAFLGLFNFLPFFSFFAAFSALIQTLAQLRQLAYILVVTSVPVVLIGLGQLFWGWVSPVELQGILGWVLTPQGNPPGRIASVFMYTNVLAGYLVIIFILALGLLITSFQEPKGQKNSSPRPSSLIPRLFLTVAVIGNLVALILTNSRNAWAIAVCAGITFAIYQGWRWLEVGVAAIAGSVLGAAFGPSPLRQWLRQVIPSFFWQRLTDQMYPNRPLGSLRKTQWQFAWNLTQQRPWTGWGLRNFTPLYEAQMHAWLGHPHNFFLMLTAEIGIPATILFCGWIIWIVFQGIQLLSNWSRIGRTGEGAITQDRLIFFSYLLAFAACILFNTVDVSLFDLRLNTLGWLLLSAIGGVVYHYRDTVPSK comes from the coding sequence TTGTTGCATCCTAACAAACGTTTACAGACACCCTGGAATTATGCCCAGCTAGGGCTGCTCATATTTCCATTAATTCCCTGGCTGGGAGCCTTGGGTCTCTTTTTGGCTTTAGTGGGTACTTGGCGGCGACAGTACCACGACATTATCCATCGTCCTCTGAACTGGATACTGGCTGTTTTAGCTGGCTGGCTGGTGATTACAAGTGGCTTAGCCGTCTACCCACTAGATGCTTTCTTGGGCTTATTCAATTTTTTACCGTTCTTTAGTTTTTTTGCCGCATTCAGTGCGCTGATTCAAACGCTTGCCCAATTGCGGCAATTGGCGTACATTCTGGTCGTTACTTCCGTACCAGTAGTATTGATTGGTCTGGGACAGCTGTTTTGGGGCTGGGTTAGTCCAGTTGAATTGCAAGGCATCTTGGGTTGGGTGCTTACACCGCAAGGCAATCCCCCTGGTCGGATAGCATCTGTTTTCATGTACACCAATGTTTTAGCTGGCTATTTGGTGATTATTTTCATCTTGGCACTAGGGTTGTTGATTACCAGCTTTCAGGAGCCAAAAGGTCAAAAAAATTCTTCCCCTCGCCCCTCGTCCCTCATCCCTCGCCTCTTTTTAACTGTGGCAGTTATTGGCAATCTGGTTGCTTTGATCTTGACCAACTCTCGGAATGCTTGGGCGATCGCAGTATGTGCTGGTATTACCTTTGCGATTTACCAAGGCTGGCGTTGGCTAGAGGTTGGAGTCGCTGCGATCGCTGGTAGTGTGCTCGGAGCTGCTTTTGGTCCTTCACCCCTAAGGCAATGGCTACGTCAGGTAATTCCTAGTTTCTTTTGGCAAAGGTTAACAGACCAAATGTATCCTAACCGTCCACTGGGATCGCTACGAAAGACCCAGTGGCAGTTTGCTTGGAATTTGACTCAGCAACGTCCTTGGACTGGTTGGGGATTGCGGAACTTCACCCCCCTCTATGAGGCGCAGATGCACGCTTGGTTGGGTCATCCCCACAATTTTTTCCTGATGCTAACCGCTGAAATTGGCATCCCCGCTACTATCCTATTCTGTGGCTGGATTATCTGGATTGTTTTCCAAGGCATCCAACTGTTAAGTAATTGGTCCAGGATTGGAAGAACTGGTGAGGGGGCGATCACTCAAGATCGACTCATCTTTTTCAGTTATCTGCTCGCGTTTGCTGCTTGTATTCTATTCAACACAGTAGACGTGTCTCTATTCGATTTACGGCTGAATACTCTGGGATGGTTGCTGTTGTCGGCAATTGGCGGCGTTGTATATCACTATCGTGACACTGTCCCCAGCAAGTAA
- a CDS encoding branched-chain amino acid ABC transporter permease produces the protein MLAGLFDALFNGVSIGAVLLIAALGLAIVFGLMGVINLAHGELMMLGAYTTFVVQNGFSRLGGLWFEIYVFFALVAAFLVAAAVGLILERGVIRHLYGRPLETLLATWGVSLILQQFVRSVNWVLVIGIALFCLLFFGGLWILQHRRDIDRMRNWVVAVLLSLSLGVAIATSNFLSQTYQLAVTQPWFGAQNVDLRAPSWLRGGLPIGNFQLPYARLFIIALTIVCVAGIYLFLQRTAWGLRIRAVMQNRSMSACLGIPTHKVDALTFALGSGLAGVAGCAISFLGSVGPNTGQNYIVDTFMVVVVGGVGKLVGTIVAALAIGTVNYLIGSGTLALLLAPVQPLADFFTFFATTSMAKVMVFGLIIAFLQVRPAGIFPQKGRAVDA, from the coding sequence GTGCTAGCAGGATTGTTTGATGCTCTATTTAATGGAGTTAGTATTGGTGCTGTTTTGTTGATTGCGGCACTGGGGCTAGCGATTGTCTTTGGGCTAATGGGCGTGATCAACTTAGCTCACGGTGAGTTGATGATGCTGGGGGCTTACACGACTTTCGTTGTCCAAAATGGCTTCAGTCGGCTGGGTGGTCTTTGGTTCGAAATATATGTCTTTTTTGCCTTGGTGGCAGCTTTCCTGGTAGCAGCTGCTGTGGGATTAATTTTAGAGCGAGGAGTGATTCGACATCTCTATGGACGACCGCTAGAGACACTGCTAGCAACTTGGGGAGTTAGTTTGATTTTGCAGCAGTTTGTGCGTAGCGTGAACTGGGTATTAGTGATTGGGATAGCACTGTTTTGTCTGTTATTTTTTGGTGGACTGTGGATTTTGCAGCATCGCCGGGATATAGATCGGATGCGGAATTGGGTAGTAGCAGTGTTGTTGTCACTTTCCTTGGGAGTGGCGATCGCCACGAGTAATTTTTTGAGCCAAACTTATCAACTAGCTGTTACCCAACCTTGGTTTGGGGCGCAAAACGTTGACCTAAGAGCACCCAGTTGGCTACGGGGTGGTCTGCCGATTGGGAATTTCCAGCTGCCCTATGCACGTTTGTTTATCATTGCTCTGACGATTGTCTGTGTAGCCGGGATTTACCTATTCCTGCAACGTACAGCCTGGGGATTGCGAATTCGAGCAGTGATGCAGAATCGCAGCATGAGTGCTTGCTTGGGTATTCCCACTCATAAAGTTGATGCGCTCACGTTTGCATTGGGTTCAGGATTGGCTGGAGTGGCTGGATGTGCAATTAGTTTTCTCGGTTCGGTGGGACCGAACACTGGGCAGAACTATATTGTGGATACGTTCATGGTTGTGGTAGTCGGCGGTGTAGGCAAGCTGGTAGGGACGATTGTGGCAGCATTGGCGATCGGCACTGTGAACTACCTGATCGGTTCTGGCACACTGGCGTTGCTACTTGCGCCTGTGCAGCCTCTAGCTGATTTCTTTACGTTCTTTGCAACAACCAGTATGGCGAAGGTAATGGTGTTTGGGCTGATTATTGCTTTTTTACAGGTGCGTCCGGCTGGGATTTTCCCGCAAAAAGGACGGGCGGTGGATGCTTAG
- a CDS encoding YaaW family protein, with product MDELRAALELATEEELQQLTQILFRRKFNPLDYVHTPEPIDIQSQDRQAWLDALEQRFRYLAADGMTVLRGRTEQVTYRQALIQVCRYLKIPYSNKLATTDLEAEVFLNLLGRAWKKLPALEQQKLTVRVQQALAKSESQPLPLAVQRDPLALLVKGGSALAVSSILGPILLQQIARQFAVHFASYQVAQGALIQGGAAAATQFQSHLALQTARRGMALNAARYGAARGAFTLLGPVLWTWFFADLGWRAIATNYGRIIPTIFALAQIRLTRAECWEPV from the coding sequence TTGGACGAGCTAAGAGCAGCGCTGGAATTAGCTACGGAAGAAGAATTGCAACAACTGACGCAAATCTTATTCCGCCGTAAGTTTAATCCCCTGGATTATGTTCATACTCCGGAACCAATCGATATCCAAAGTCAAGATCGGCAAGCATGGTTGGATGCATTAGAGCAGCGATTTCGCTATTTAGCGGCGGATGGAATGACGGTATTACGGGGACGTACCGAGCAAGTAACCTATCGACAAGCCTTGATTCAAGTCTGTCGTTATTTGAAAATTCCATATTCTAATAAGCTTGCCACTACAGATTTAGAAGCAGAGGTGTTTTTAAATCTACTAGGACGGGCATGGAAAAAACTACCTGCATTAGAACAGCAAAAGTTGACGGTGCGCGTGCAGCAAGCGCTAGCAAAATCAGAATCTCAACCACTCCCACTGGCAGTACAGCGGGACCCCTTGGCTTTGCTGGTTAAAGGTGGTAGCGCCCTAGCAGTTAGTTCCATTCTTGGTCCAATATTGCTACAACAAATTGCTCGTCAATTTGCGGTGCATTTTGCTAGCTATCAAGTTGCTCAAGGAGCTCTGATTCAAGGCGGTGCAGCAGCAGCAACACAGTTTCAGAGCCACCTTGCTCTCCAGACTGCACGGCGGGGTATGGCTCTAAATGCTGCTCGTTATGGAGCAGCACGGGGCGCGTTTACCTTGTTGGGTCCAGTACTATGGACTTGGTTTTTTGCTGACTTAGGTTGGCGAGCGATCGCCACTAACTACGGTCGCATCATTCCCACCATCTTCGCCTTAGCTCAAATTCGTCTCACCCGCGCTGAATGCTGGGAGCCAGTTTAA
- a CDS encoding PAS domain S-box protein → MSQRFEWANSTVEAQIDNPELQNLPYSLLSHHWYSSVSVGKTVHGLVRDFPEAERAILEAQDIVSILLVPILLEGEFWGFMGFDDCHLERQWTETEQAILVAAAGSLGGAIIRKRTEVALQESEARFRTIFERSAIGIGVSALDGLLLQTNPALSQILGYSWEELRHMHFTDYTHPDDLATDLELFKELVARKRNHYEMEKRFIHKDGQLVWGRLTVSLVTDSFGQPKFTISMIEDITERKQTEKVLRDSKEAAEAGSRAKSEFLATMSHELRTPLNAILGLSQLLQQELFGALNAKQKEYINCIHSSGEHLLTLINDILDLSKVEAGKEELMCVPLKVQELCDDCLNIVRDQALAKGLQLTSQVDPKADGCIADERRVKQMLLNLLTNAIKFTPSGKVALKVEKVPQGIAFTVSDTGIGIDPCQIKLLFQPFKQLDSRLNRQYEGTGLGLALTRSLARLHGGDVTVQSTLGAGSQFTLWLPDAPQELGVRNQSLEENSPGCSHRILIVEDDDHSAILLQDYLKAIGYQVEHLTETKSFLTHVRCFQPDLILLDVQLTDDVTGLDLLLDLRQQPDLHHLTVVVVTAMAGDREQFFAAGANDCLSKPIGIAQLESILMQYLH, encoded by the coding sequence ATGAGCCAGCGCTTCGAGTGGGCAAACTCTACAGTCGAGGCTCAAATAGATAATCCTGAACTACAAAATTTGCCTTATAGTTTATTGTCTCACCACTGGTACAGCAGCGTTAGTGTTGGTAAAACAGTCCACGGGCTAGTGCGGGATTTTCCTGAAGCTGAGCGAGCAATACTAGAGGCTCAGGACATTGTTTCTATTCTGCTCGTGCCGATTTTGCTCGAAGGTGAATTTTGGGGTTTCATGGGTTTTGATGACTGCCATTTAGAACGCCAGTGGACCGAAACCGAACAAGCAATTCTAGTAGCAGCAGCCGGGAGCCTTGGCGGCGCTATTATCCGTAAACGAACTGAGGTTGCCCTGCAGGAGAGTGAGGCGCGATTCCGCACGATTTTTGAGCGCTCCGCTATTGGCATTGGGGTTTCAGCTCTGGACGGATTGCTTTTACAAACGAATCCAGCGCTCAGTCAAATTCTGGGTTATAGCTGGGAAGAGCTACGTCATATGCATTTTACTGATTACACTCATCCGGATGATTTAGCGACAGATTTAGAGCTTTTCAAAGAACTGGTAGCTAGAAAGCGAAACCATTACGAAATGGAGAAACGCTTTATCCATAAAGATGGTCAGCTAGTTTGGGGACGCCTAACTGTCTCCCTAGTGACAGATAGTTTTGGTCAACCCAAGTTCACCATTAGCATGATAGAGGACATTACTGAGCGCAAGCAAACAGAAAAGGTGCTGCGAGACAGTAAGGAGGCAGCTGAAGCTGGGAGCCGGGCGAAAAGTGAGTTCTTGGCAACAATGAGCCATGAATTACGCACCCCACTGAATGCGATTTTGGGTTTGTCCCAGCTGCTACAGCAGGAGCTTTTTGGTGCTCTTAATGCTAAGCAAAAGGAATACATTAACTGCATTCATAGCAGTGGCGAACACCTCTTGACACTGATTAACGATATTCTTGACCTTTCTAAGGTGGAAGCCGGCAAAGAGGAACTAATGTGTGTGCCTCTAAAAGTGCAGGAGTTGTGCGATGACTGCTTAAATATTGTGCGCGATCAGGCTTTAGCCAAGGGTTTGCAGCTAACAAGTCAAGTTGATCCTAAAGCTGATGGTTGTATTGCGGATGAGCGACGAGTCAAGCAAATGCTGCTAAATTTGCTCACTAATGCCATTAAGTTCACTCCTAGTGGTAAGGTGGCGCTCAAAGTTGAGAAAGTACCTCAGGGCATTGCGTTTACAGTGTCAGATACGGGCATTGGCATTGATCCATGCCAGATAAAATTGCTATTTCAACCGTTTAAACAATTGGACAGTCGGCTGAATCGCCAGTACGAAGGTACCGGTCTAGGTTTGGCGTTAACGCGCAGTTTAGCTCGTTTGCATGGTGGTGATGTCACGGTGCAATCAACTTTGGGTGCCGGTAGTCAGTTTACACTCTGGCTGCCAGACGCACCACAGGAGTTGGGGGTTAGGAATCAGAGCTTAGAAGAAAACTCTCCTGGCTGCTCTCATCGGATTTTAATTGTGGAAGATGATGACCACAGTGCCATTCTGTTACAGGATTATCTAAAGGCAATTGGCTACCAGGTCGAGCACTTAACAGAGACAAAGAGCTTTTTAACTCATGTGCGCTGCTTCCAGCCAGATTTGATTCTATTAGATGTGCAGTTAACAGATGATGTCACTGGGTTGGATTTGCTGTTGGATCTGCGACAGCAACCCGACTTGCACCACTTAACTGTGGTAGTGGTGACAGCAATGGCAGGCGATCGCGAACAGTTTTTCGCAGCGGGTGCCAATGACTGTCTAAGTAAGCCAATTGGTATTGCTCAACTAGAATCGATTTTGATGCAGTATCTACACTAG
- a CDS encoding glycosyltransferase family 39 protein, whose amino-acid sequence MSDQFKHHQFRGLLFLSLIWLIGAVGDRIWFALDHSAPAWDQAEYLTGSLNYWQALQHPQWFSSEWWTSFWMLSAKVPPLTFIVTAIVQNIFGTGPDQATLVNLLFSGILLGSVYGLGVQLFSVEVGLWAAGLCQILPALYRLRLDFLLDYPLTALVTLSFWCLTGWKARERQKGKFNPKSKIQNLKSKISSLQGWFWAAAFGLSFGLALLVKQTALFFLLVPVIWVGVEAIRKRDWRRIFQLVVALLLSVAVFGPWYRTNWLLIITGGKRATVDAAIAEGDPPLNTLAAWTYYWELLPDQVSWLLLLVPIVGVLFYWKRQKARIPENPSPLIWLTVFLLGSYLLCSLNINKDDRYVLPYLPVVSLFLAYGLTRWSGRWGNRIRWGTAGLAVLLMFFNLFPVGGVLGSRLTQALSPNAKYHAYLKPELPHTQVIDEIIQTEPYISSTLGVLPSTPEVNQHNFNYYGALQDFQVFARQVGTQKKQIFQDARSLDWFLTKTGNQGSVPEAQAGIVQIVEQGGDFHLHKTWSLPDSSILKLYHRRQPSVQVKMAKGVGAGLTGMSQSPKINSSNPPIHDKGIARVGAGLTGMSQSPKINSSNPPIHDKGIALLRVTVPQQAPPGVPVPVTYEWAGSWDQLQPGLVLLTWKNQAVPTLHHRWLHDHGIGRGTLHSRRVPTEPFATEFRVIEQMAMLPPADIPSATYTLEATYLNRKTGETYPISVPLVTLKIDPVATATPAPELDLLTQHRILAATLPQGREALDRVFAEVGRINQYDPIQDYLVQMQLAMEYRLQREPQNRAWAYALALSQVLQQHVQGAIAALERVTQLDSQNPYAYAYLAFVHLYNWDGAAAEASLKPALALNPNQPELQALNGIATLMQGNLIKAWHNLSPLRNFLTPNP is encoded by the coding sequence GTGTCTGATCAATTCAAACATCATCAATTCAGAGGTTTGCTGTTCCTCTCACTCATTTGGCTAATCGGGGCAGTAGGCGATCGCATTTGGTTTGCCCTTGACCATTCAGCACCCGCCTGGGATCAGGCAGAGTATTTAACTGGTTCGTTGAACTACTGGCAAGCTTTACAACACCCCCAGTGGTTTAGCAGTGAGTGGTGGACAAGTTTTTGGATGCTCTCTGCCAAAGTACCTCCCTTAACTTTCATCGTCACCGCTATTGTTCAGAATATTTTTGGCACTGGACCAGATCAAGCTACCTTGGTCAATTTGTTATTCAGCGGGATTCTACTAGGTTCAGTATATGGGTTAGGTGTCCAGCTGTTTAGTGTTGAAGTGGGTTTATGGGCAGCTGGGCTATGCCAGATACTACCTGCTCTTTATCGGCTACGACTGGATTTTTTACTAGACTATCCCCTCACAGCTCTTGTAACGTTGAGTTTCTGGTGTCTGACAGGGTGGAAGGCACGAGAGAGGCAGAAGGGAAAATTCAATCCAAAATCCAAAATCCAAAATCTAAAATCTAAAATCTCCTCACTTCAAGGATGGTTTTGGGCAGCTGCCTTTGGGCTTTCTTTTGGGCTGGCACTGTTGGTGAAGCAGACAGCATTATTTTTTCTGTTGGTGCCAGTGATATGGGTTGGGGTGGAAGCAATTCGCAAACGTGACTGGAGGCGTATATTCCAGCTAGTTGTGGCGTTGTTGTTGTCGGTAGCCGTGTTTGGTCCCTGGTATCGTACCAACTGGCTGCTGATAATAACTGGTGGTAAGCGGGCAACTGTGGACGCTGCCATTGCAGAAGGCGATCCACCGCTCAACACGTTAGCAGCCTGGACCTACTACTGGGAATTGCTGCCCGATCAAGTTTCCTGGCTGTTGTTGCTGGTGCCGATTGTAGGAGTGCTTTTCTATTGGAAAAGGCAAAAGGCAAGAATCCCAGAGAATCCTTCGCCCCTCATCTGGTTAACAGTATTTTTGCTCGGGTCTTATTTACTTTGTTCGCTAAACATCAACAAAGACGATCGCTATGTCTTACCTTATTTGCCCGTAGTTTCGCTGTTTTTGGCATATGGTTTGACACGTTGGTCTGGGCGCTGGGGCAACCGCATCCGTTGGGGTACTGCTGGTTTAGCAGTCTTGCTGATGTTCTTCAACCTGTTTCCAGTCGGAGGTGTTTTAGGTAGTAGGCTTACACAAGCCCTTAGTCCTAATGCCAAGTACCATGCTTACCTAAAACCTGAGTTGCCTCACACTCAGGTAATTGATGAAATTATTCAGACAGAACCTTATATCAGCTCAACACTGGGAGTATTGCCTTCTACACCAGAAGTTAACCAACATAACTTTAATTACTATGGTGCGCTACAGGACTTTCAGGTTTTCGCTCGTCAGGTGGGAACCCAGAAAAAGCAGATTTTTCAAGATGCGCGATCGCTCGATTGGTTCCTTACTAAAACAGGTAATCAAGGTTCAGTTCCAGAAGCTCAGGCTGGCATTGTCCAAATTGTGGAGCAAGGTGGGGATTTCCATCTGCACAAAACTTGGAGCTTACCTGATAGCAGTATCCTGAAGCTATATCATCGTCGCCAGCCTTCAGTTCAGGTAAAAATGGCAAAAGGCGTAGGGGCGGGTTTAACAGGTATGTCTCAATCCCCAAAAATCAATTCGTCTAACCCGCCCATACACGATAAAGGTATTGCGCGTGTAGGGGCGGGTTTAACAGGTATGTCTCAATCCCCAAAAATCAATTCGTCTAACCCGCCCATACACGATAAAGGTATTGCGCTATTGCGAGTCACAGTACCGCAACAAGCTCCGCCTGGGGTGCCAGTGCCAGTAACGTACGAATGGGCTGGTTCCTGGGACCAATTGCAACCTGGTTTGGTGCTATTAACCTGGAAAAATCAAGCAGTGCCTACTTTACATCATCGCTGGTTGCATGACCACGGCATCGGCAGGGGAACTTTACATTCACGCCGTGTTCCAACTGAGCCGTTTGCAACTGAATTTCGAGTAATTGAGCAGATGGCAATGCTGCCTCCTGCCGATATTCCATCTGCGACTTATACTCTAGAGGCGACATACTTAAACCGGAAAACTGGCGAAACCTACCCGATCTCAGTGCCGCTAGTCACGTTGAAAATTGACCCAGTTGCCACCGCGACACCAGCACCGGAATTAGATTTACTCACTCAACATCGAATTCTAGCAGCTACTTTACCCCAGGGAAGAGAAGCGCTGGATCGAGTCTTTGCAGAAGTCGGTCGGATTAACCAATATGACCCGATTCAAGATTACTTAGTTCAGATGCAGCTAGCAATGGAATATCGACTGCAAAGGGAACCGCAAAACCGAGCCTGGGCTTATGCCTTAGCTCTATCACAAGTGTTGCAACAGCATGTGCAGGGGGCGATCGCTGCTTTGGAACGAGTGACGCAACTAGACTCCCAAAATCCTTACGCCTACGCCTACCTCGCCTTTGTCCATTTATACAACTGGGACGGAGCAGCAGCTGAAGCAAGCCTGAAGCCAGCGTTGGCACTAAACCCCAACCAGCCAGAACTGCAAGCTCTCAACGGCATTGCCACCCTAATGCAAGGCAACCTAATAAAAGCCTGGCATAATCTATCACCATTGAGGAACTTCCTAACCCCTAACCCCTAA
- the urtA gene encoding urea ABC transporter substrate-binding protein — protein sequence MTKRFDRRKFLLYGSATFGTSLLLKACANNPNTTETTTAVSPATNTTATAGGGDTIRVGILHSLSGTMAISERSVVDAEQLAIEEINNAGGVLGKKIQAVVEDGASNWDTFREKATKLIDQDKVVAVFGCWTSASRKNVLPVFEQRNHMLWYPVQYEGQECSRNIFYTGAAPNQQIEPAVDWLLENKGKEFFLVGSDYVFPRTANTIIKAQLADKGGKTVGEDYLPLGNTEVTPIITKIRQFLPNGGVIFNTLNGDSNVAFFKQMQGAGLGPDRYPTMSVSIAEEEVRAIGPDYLQGHYAAWNYFQTVETPANQKFVQAFKQRYGQDRVTNDPMEAAYIAVHLWKQAVEKAGTADDLAKVRAAAYGQTFEAPEGTVTLEPNHHLAKVVRIGEVREDGMFEIVNATNAAVEPIPWNQFVKETKGFGCDWSDQNKGGKYKMT from the coding sequence ATGACAAAACGATTTGATAGACGTAAATTTTTGCTATACGGTTCCGCTACGTTCGGAACCAGCCTTCTGTTAAAGGCTTGTGCCAACAACCCAAATACCACAGAAACTACAACGGCTGTTTCTCCGGCAACGAACACGACTGCTACTGCCGGTGGTGGAGACACGATTAGAGTAGGAATTTTGCACTCACTCAGCGGCACGATGGCAATTAGCGAGAGAAGTGTCGTAGACGCTGAACAACTGGCGATCGAGGAAATTAACAATGCTGGTGGAGTGCTAGGTAAAAAGATTCAAGCCGTTGTTGAAGACGGTGCTTCTAACTGGGACACCTTTAGGGAAAAAGCAACCAAACTCATTGACCAGGATAAAGTAGTTGCTGTCTTTGGCTGTTGGACTTCTGCTAGCCGTAAAAATGTGCTGCCTGTGTTTGAGCAGAGAAACCATATGCTTTGGTACCCAGTGCAGTATGAAGGTCAAGAGTGTTCCAGAAACATTTTTTACACAGGTGCAGCCCCTAATCAGCAAATCGAGCCAGCTGTAGATTGGTTGTTGGAAAATAAGGGGAAAGAATTCTTCTTGGTTGGCTCCGACTACGTTTTTCCTCGTACTGCTAATACGATTATCAAAGCGCAACTGGCAGATAAAGGAGGTAAGACAGTTGGGGAAGACTATTTACCTCTGGGCAATACCGAAGTTACGCCCATTATTACCAAAATTAGGCAGTTTTTGCCGAATGGTGGTGTAATCTTCAACACCCTGAATGGTGATAGCAATGTGGCATTTTTCAAACAGATGCAAGGTGCAGGATTGGGACCAGATAGGTATCCCACAATGTCTGTGAGCATTGCAGAAGAAGAAGTCAGGGCGATTGGTCCAGATTATCTCCAGGGTCACTATGCTGCCTGGAACTATTTCCAAACAGTGGAGACACCAGCAAATCAGAAGTTTGTTCAGGCTTTTAAACAAAGATACGGTCAAGATCGAGTGACTAATGACCCCATGGAAGCTGCTTACATAGCAGTTCATCTGTGGAAGCAGGCAGTGGAAAAGGCTGGGACCGCAGATGATTTAGCCAAGGTGCGCGCTGCTGCCTATGGGCAGACATTTGAAGCACCTGAAGGCACCGTTACCCTAGAACCCAACCATCATCTTGCCAAAGTTGTACGGATTGGCGAGGTGCGGGAAGATGGAATGTTTGAGATCGTCAATGCCACGAATGCAGCCGTAGAACCAATTCCCTGGAATCAATTTGTTAAAGAAACCAAGGGATTTGGCTGTGACTGGTCCGATCAAAATAAGGGCGGCAAGTACAAGATGACTTAG